In Erigeron canadensis isolate Cc75 chromosome 8, C_canadensis_v1, whole genome shotgun sequence, the DNA window TACTAACGAGTCCACAGTCATGCAGTCTGCTTGTAATCCAGGTGTCGTGAATGAGCATATGGGGAATGATGTGGTAGTAGGAAACAAGCTATCTGAAAACCAATATCCCATTCAGTGTGAGTTATGTAACATTGTTTGTAATGCTGAGGATGTGCTCGAGAAACACAAACTAGGAAAGAAACACCTAAAGAATCTGCAAAAGGCAGCTGATCAGCCATCCATGGCACCAATAATGGCTCCACCACGACCAGCTGTTGCTGCTGCAGCAGCAGCCGTTTCAGACGTAAACTCATCTGGGGAGGTGGAGGATAAGAAGCATAAGTTATTGCAACATGGAGCAGCAGCTGATACAATAGTATATTGTCACATTTGCGATGTGGCGTGCAGTAGTCAAGATGTATTTCAGACCCATGTTGCTGGTAAAAAGCATTCTGCAAAGGTACGTGCTTTGGCGCTAATAACCTGTCTTTTTTTTAGTGATCGATGAATTCTTTActattctattctttttaattaaatgatgcTATATGTGGATTGCTTTTTGAATACTAGATATTTCGTCAATTCATACACTCtttcaatgaataaataaagtCTTCTCTAGCTGATTTTAACACAAACTTTTGATAATGAATTTTGTTTACTACACTTGTACTAAATTATTTACTCCTTCCGCAAGAAACTAAAAGGCTACAAATTTGTCCATTAAGATGCTTTGATTTTTGACAAGTAGTCAAAATATTTTGGTTAAACCATGTCCAAGTTGAACATTGTCATTATGGAAAACAGTATCTGCACAGGTGTCTTGTGTACATGCAGGATTAATGTGGAACAATTAATATTTCATCCATTATTAGTATGTAGAGTATTGGTGATAGTATTTGTTTGCTTTTGCTATAACATTTCTCTCCATAGAGATTTGTGCATCCAAGTTCatagtttttgaaaattaaaggtaccaattttgacccattatgtATGGTTGGGTCTATTCGTGTTATAGTCTCACTCTAACAGGTCATATGGGTGAAGTCAAAGCAATAGCTATAAAGGAAACATTTTAAATGGATCAAAGGATTTAGAAGTCTCCCAAAGTATAAACATGGTGCATAAAACCTTTTAAAATGTTTGATtgtattttttaatgtatattactGAAAACGTAAATATAACAACTTATTGTTTATGGTTTAAATTCTTGTCAAAAAAGTGTTTCaaagggtgtttgggattgcaatcaaaacatgattttttaattattgcATTCTCTAATCGCAAATAATCTGTTATTGGTGTATGGCAACATATTCTTcaaaagtgattatttgctaTTTGAAGGCTTCAAAACGCAATTTCAAAGAAGCACCTCCCCACCTACTGCAGCAAAATGCCATGATCTTTATCATGTCAAGATGACATAAATATCCTTAAAACTTCTAcctctttttctttccttggcCAGTGACAACTCTTTTCCCACTAATATGTTCAGTTATTTCCTAACTGATAATCCTTCACCCCGTTTGTAGCTGATGCCAACGCTGACTAGATTTCTTATCCACTGCCACATGCTTTTTCAGATTTGTTGTAGTGTACTTGCAATTATGAAATGTTTGTGATTTACAAATCAAATGTGCAATGCTTTTCTCGTTTAGTAATTACATATAATCTCATTATGAAGGAATGTGATTTTTGcataatatttttctaattaGTTCGTAACAAGTATAGTtgtaaaaagtttaatttgttaCAAATCATATAGAAATAATGTTATATGTTAAACTCAACATATTATAGATTTAATAATAATGtcttttttggtcattttacATGTTAGGTCATAAATAATCTTGTTTACCAAATACTTAATAAACTGATTAATTGATTACCACATTATcaaacatcaaaatcaaaaaacactacttttttataaaacgtTTTGTTACAATAGATTATCTGATTAGGTTATTCAAAACGCataatttattttcaaatagCAATTCCAAACACCCCCTCAGACTTTCAGTTCAACCGGATTTCTACAAAAGTTTCCTAATTTGAAACATTACTGACAATAAATAAGCATGTGCTCTTTTATGTTGCTGTACAGGCGATTATGCAGGCTGCGAGTTCGAAAGGGAACTTTAACCTCACATCAGAGTGCAGTTTGGAGGCACAGCCTATCACTGGTGGTTCACAGATGAAACCTGACATCCCCCAAAGTTTCAGCTGTGAACTCTGCAAAATCAGTTGCACCAGCAACGAACTTCTCAACATGCACTTAACGGGGAAGAAACACCTGAAAAAACTTAGAAAATCGGAGCCTATGCCGGATGTGCTCTTGACCCCTGTTGCTTCACTAGAGACGCCACCTACCAAGCTTATGGAAAATCCCGAGTCCGGTCCGAGCATGAAAGTCGATTTACATGAAGGTAAACTTACACGATGTGAACTTTGTGGGATCAGTTGCAACACTTATGATATGCTAAAAAAGCACTTCACCGGCAAGAAGCACCTAAAGAATTTGGAGAAATCGGAGAAACTGATTGGACCTAACCCTCTCCCTGCTACTGAACCTGTAACACCCCCAACGATTATAGGACCATCACAAGTTCCATTGAAAGAAGAGGGTAAAGATATTAATCTAGATGTTAGTAACACGAAGGGTAAACGAGCCGGAAATCACGAGGATGTCGAGACAAAGAGGCAGAAGATGCTGCAAGTAGGGGGGACATCAAATAGTTCAAGGGCCTGTACCTTGTGCAATGTTGTTTGCAACAGCCCCTCTTCGTTTGAGTCTCATCTTGCTGGGCATAAGCATCTTGCCATGGCTATGAAACAAGCAGATGCTCAGTCAACTGGTCAAGCAACATAAGAGCTTTAGTTATCTTGGTTCTGGGGTTCCCAAGGTTATGGATTCTTTCTTGTTgcttttttttaacagcgagttagtagttagtacaATTTTTAGTTTTCTGTAGTGAAATCTATGACTGCCAAAAGAACTTGATATGGTTATGCACTTCCTAACTCTCTGTTGGTTTGTGAATCTGAGACAGATTATTACATAACTTTGGGAAGTTTTGGAAATTAAATGAGAGAGAGTTATGGTTATTGGACTTATGGTGTTTGTGCTAGTAAACTgtgattaaaaagaaaacccatcacatttaaGGTACATAACATTAAAGTTATGAGTTACAACTTTCTCAAGGTTATGGCCCCAAAGCTTATATATGAATATTGCCAACAAATTTCTTCAGTTGTTGAAAAAGCTAGGAGGATACGAGTCATATGACCATGGCAAAATATACAAACATGCTATATAATTAGGCATCTAACATCAAGTGTTTGgtgaacacttttttttttgaaatgtatatatgtgtgcattgtatatgtatgtgtacaTACAAATATGGTAGCTTAGCCTAGCTTGTCTAAGAGATAGATGATAGATACTTTGAAAATATACCCAGATTCGATAATCAACTAGGCCAAGAATGGAACTGATCTCTCAGGAAAAGTATCTTGGCAAGGCTGGATCATTAGGTTGTCCATCATGTTAGTGGTCCATCTGGTAAGCATGAAGCTTGCTTTACCTCTCACGAAATGACTGAAGGGTTGTTGTGGTGGTCAGAAAATAACCTAGTTAACACATCAATAGAACTTTTGATATAATGTAATATGTATTTTGTGGGTTTATAGCCTGGTTGGTTCTTAGTTTCGTGGTTTGGAATTTGGATGGTTCAGGATATCGTATCTCAGGGTTATTGGTTGTGTGATAAACATGGTTTGTTGAAATTTAGTTCATTCATTCGGGTCATGTGAGTTGTAGAATGTGGGTTGTAGTTCGGGATGTTGTGGTGGTTGCTAGAATATGTGGTCTTTGGGTTTTTGGTTCATTTTTTTTGATGTTGGGtcattttttgtatatttatatttatttctttatgtatttgtatttgtttcttTGATGTATCGTTGGAAGTAAAAGATTCAATCAGTACAGGGGAAAAATGTTTGTGATCAGGTTAGGTTGATCCGCCTACATAGCCTTTGTTCCTTTTTCCCAAATAACTAATCATGTTTACAAAGCAAATTTGAACGCAAAATTCAGGTTACTTCATCTTCTTAAGTGGTCTTAGATCCAACATTGTAGGCATTTGAGCACACTTTTTCCACAACTTATTGCTTTCTGAAAGTTCATCAAGCCTAATATTTTTGTTCAAGCCGGTTCTAAACTACTTTCCAGCTTCTCAGCATCATTCCTGTGATCCTGTCTAACTTGATTTGGTCAATCTTAATCAACGTTTGAATTTAGGTATGTAAAGACTTTATAAATTACTATTGATGTTTTTAAGCATTTATCTATCAAAATTCAAGTTACATTTGGTCAATAAATTAGGAGCTAGATGCCTAGATGACTTTCATTGTGCTCAACTCATTTGACCTGTCTCCTTTtggttttttaagttttctattCCATGAATCAACGATATATCGGCAGATTTTTGACCAAATAACTTGGCCTCTGGCCCCCTGTCTTTTGGGTTTTCCACCTTATGAAACTGATTtacattgtaaaaaaaaaaaaaaaaaagaagtgagAAATAATCTAGTTACATGTTTAGAAAATGATGTAACAGAAGATCCAGAGACAAAATATGACCTCATTACTACTTGCTGTTCTAGTGGAGAAAAGTACAAGTCTTAAATGAGAACATTGTACAGCCCTTTAAAgctgttatatatttttaacagtTTGAGATAcagtaaaaaactaaaaaactggtGGGTGAGGGCATTTAATACTCATATATGAAGCACCAGCTTTAACTGGTTTTTTGCACACAATAAGCATCTTCAGATGTAATATCAGAATGTCCTATCTTATATCTACATCTTGCGAATTGGCTCAGATTGTTTGGCATAAAATCAGCTCATGGTGCAAAGTCTCCCCActccttttcttttcaattaaaGATTTTTTCGGAATTGAAGGTCATACAGGACTTGGGAAAACCGCAAAAGAGATATTCAAAGGCATCATCTTCATCTCGTGTTGGTGCATTTGGAGGGCTAGGAACAATAGAAGATTCAAGAATGAAAGGACTTGTGCGGAAAAGGTGCTCCAAGATATCAAGACAACTAGTTTTTTATTGTTCAAACATAGATCAAGAAATTGTAATATATGTTGGAAAGATTGGAATCGTTtcaatgttgtaaataatttgtaATTCTTTGGGCCGCTTCAAGTTGGTGAATCGGCTCCTAAAgtgaataaaagttaattttcaaaaaaatcttatatctacatctaaaccttattttatttgtatcaatacatcaaaataaatACAGAAACTTTTTGTTCAAGTTAAAATAACGGTAccctatttattttatttcaaattcGTATATATCTTTTACTATTTGTTATTGAGAAGAATATTTTGCAACACATAACACGTCACTGCAATGGTCGAATGATCAATTCTATACAAAAATCCAAATCACTTTTGGAACTAACTAGTCTTTGACAATTAActagtataccaaaaaaaagaaaatgtaagtATATGAGATGGGCAAACAGCATTAAAATTACATCCAACCAACAGAAAGAAAAGTCATAGCAGCTTTAAGCACGACTATTTTTGTTAAGCTTTTCACCCACTGCTAGTAAATGCAGTCAAAAGCAATCTGGCAAGACTTTAGAAACTAACctacaaaacccaaaaaaaactAGCAACATATTCCAAATGATTCAAGCTGACCTAAGAGCCTAAGAAGATATTGCTGTTCAAATCTCACTAGACTAGAGTGCCCATTAGCCCGATACATACATATCCTGATTAACGACAAAGTACTTGCACATTTAACTAGCCATGAGAACAAGAACTATGATCATCGTATATGTTTACGGGAACCGAAAAGCAAGCCCGGTGTAACCAGTAACACAAGGTTGATGATATTCAGTCAAACACTTAAACATTGCTTTGCGTAAAGTTATAACTAGGGAAATTTGACTCATGTCCTTATGAACTTTGGATTATGTATTATATTTGACAGGTCAACAGATAAAATAAAGTCAACCAATTGATCAAAAATCGCCACCAAGGTGTATTTCTAATGCCCAAAACATCCTcaatccttaaaaaaaatcaaccagAAACTATGTTATGAGATAAAATGACttggtaaaaataattaacgCTCTCCTCAATCCCTAATAAAATTCAACCAGAAACTATGTTATGAGATAAAATGACttggtaaaaataattaacgCTAACTATTCATAGAAGAAACTGggaatatatatgtttcaggtcaaCCCAACCAGGTCGATTTTTGCCCTCCAAAACTATCCACCAACTTCTGCCAATGTTTCCACTTTGCCccatatgatattataattcCACATCATAAATGGCACAATTTGACATGCTTGCTATTCCTTTGATACAGGTTGCTCTATAACTACTTCTGATATTAATTTTGACTTATCTTAAGGTTATAATCTAATGGTAGATACCAAAAAAAATCCCCAACCTATAGGTAAtagtttttgaagaaaaaaaacacacatacagAAATGATATTAGCACAGAAACAGTCATCTTTTTAATATCCTACCAAAAGTGCTAATATTATATGTTTAATAGTGCCGAAGGCACAAAACTCGTATTAGTTTAAAACGGGCTAACTAGCACCAGAGGCTAGACAGGTAGATTGTAAGTAATCATAAATGCTTCTAATTTACAATGGCATTGA includes these proteins:
- the LOC122578265 gene encoding zinc finger protein 346-like isoform X2, with protein sequence MQSACNPGVVNEHMGNDVVVGNKLSENQYPIQCELCNIVCNAEDVLEKHKLGKKHLKNLQKAADQPSMAPIMAPPRPAVAAAAAAVSDVNSSGEVEDKKHKLLQHGAAADTIVYCHICDVACSSQDVFQTHVAGKKHSAKAIMQAASSKGNFNLTSECSLEAQPITGGSQMKPDIPQSFSCELCKISCTSNELLNMHLTGKKHLKKLRKSEPMPDVLLTPVASLETPPTKLMENPESGPSMKVDLHEGKLTRCELCGISCNTYDMLKKHFTGKKHLKNLEKSEKLIGPNPLPATEPVTPPTIIGPSQVPLKEEGKDINLDVSNTKGKRAGNHEDVETKRQKMLQVGGTSNSSRACTLCNVVCNSPSSFESHLAGHKHLAMAMKQADAQSTGQAT
- the LOC122578265 gene encoding zinc finger protein 346-like isoform X1 — its product is MIPPATNSSTNQNADGTLGETTNESTVMQSACNPGVVNEHMGNDVVVGNKLSENQYPIQCELCNIVCNAEDVLEKHKLGKKHLKNLQKAADQPSMAPIMAPPRPAVAAAAAAVSDVNSSGEVEDKKHKLLQHGAAADTIVYCHICDVACSSQDVFQTHVAGKKHSAKAIMQAASSKGNFNLTSECSLEAQPITGGSQMKPDIPQSFSCELCKISCTSNELLNMHLTGKKHLKKLRKSEPMPDVLLTPVASLETPPTKLMENPESGPSMKVDLHEGKLTRCELCGISCNTYDMLKKHFTGKKHLKNLEKSEKLIGPNPLPATEPVTPPTIIGPSQVPLKEEGKDINLDVSNTKGKRAGNHEDVETKRQKMLQVGGTSNSSRACTLCNVVCNSPSSFESHLAGHKHLAMAMKQADAQSTGQAT